TGCAGACAATATTTGCTGGGTTGTCTCCAAAAAAAAAGCCGGGCCGGAAGGAAAATTTTTTGTTGACAAAAGAGTTGGCAGGCTCCGCCTGGAAAACGCGAACGTTTTCCTTCTCGGAAAGGACGCCGTGATTGAAGGCCGGCCTATTTCGGAGTGAACGCGATCCCTTCAACCGAAATTTTCGCAGGACAGTCTTTTTCGCCTTCAACTGAAAATTTCACGCCAAGCATCCGCTCGGCAATCAAGATGTTTGTGAGGGTGTGGCTTGAAAGGCTTGAGCAGAAAATCTGGCTTTTACCCTTTGCGAGGGCCATGAACGGAATGAGCTGGTCGGCAAGGTGCGAATCGACCGGTGCCTTCGGAGAAAGCTCCGCGAGAAGGCTTTCAGCCGCGCTTTTTCCCACGGAATCGGATGAATTTTTCCTGTCAGCGAGGCAGGAACAGCCGACAGCCGGAGTCGAATCAAAAAACGCAAAAATCGAGATGCCGGAACCGGTTGTTTCCCTGCTTTGCTGGTTCCACTCCACGCGCTCGTCGAAATCGAACCAGCCGAGCTTTTCGAGCAAAACGCTTTTTGCGGACAAAAACTGCGAATTTGAAACCTCCTTGGGAAAACCCGAGGAGTGGGAAAAAAACTTTATGTACTTCATTTCGGACGGCCCGAGGAAAACGATTTTTTTGAGCGGCCATTTGGCTTCCTTTGACGCGAACGAAATCCTGCCGTTGCCCTTCGGGTAATAGCCGCGCTGTACAAGGTTGACCTCAAAAAAAGCGTTCATCTGCCGCAATGCGGGAAAAAGCGCTTCCCTCAGGTAGTCGACGGGCGGCGAAAAGGGCACATCCGTTCCGCCCATGACGCGCAAGCCGGTTTCAGCGGCCATTGCGGCAGGCAGGATTGTGTGCAGGAGCAGGGAACAGCTGCCCGCTGTGCCGATGTTGGCTGCAAGCTTCGCCGGAACGATTTTGCCGGGAGAGAATTTCAGCGAAGTGCTGCCGATTTTTGCCCCATCAACCTTGGCGTTGCAGAGCTCTGCCAGCACCTGCACTGATGTGAGGTGCTGCGGCATCAGGCCCGGCTTCGGCCTGTTCTTGCGGATGTTTGAAAGCTCAACCGGCTTTTGCAGCAAGGCCGACAGGCCAAGCGCCGTGCGCAGCGTCTGCCCGCCGCCTTCGCCGGCCGACGCATCAATCGCAATTGGTTCGTCTGGCATAAACTAAGTCTTTTTGCGGAAAATAGTTTAAGAAGGTTTGCGCCGAAAAGATAGCTATGAATGTTCTGGTCACCGGAAGCTCGGGCATGATCGGCAAAATGCTTTGCGCGGAACTCCGCGGAAAAGGCCACAGGGTGCGGGGCTTCTCAAGGCGCGAAGGCTGCGACATACTCAAAAAAGAGGACTGTGAAAAAGCCGTGAAAGGTGCGGACGCCGTCTACCATTGCGCCGCAATACTCGAAGAGGATGACAGCAGACTGTTCGATGTCAATGTGAAGGGCACGGAAAACCTTTTGGAGGCAAGCGCCAAAGCCAGGATAAGGCATTTCGTTTTTTTGAGTTCGGTCGGGGTTTACGGGAACTCCGAGGAAAAGCTTGGCGAGGACAGTGCTTTTGCCCCGGCAACGCCTTACGAGAAAAGCAAGGCGGAAGCAGAAAAAACAGTGCAAACCTATCTTGAAGTTTTGCCCATAACCATTGTCAGGCCGCCGATAGTAATTGGCCCGAACAGCTATTGGCGCAGAATCATAAAGCTTATTGAAGACGGCTTTCCGATTGTCGGCGGCGGAAACAACAAATGGCAGACGATTTACGTGAAAGACCTTGTTTCATTCCTCGTCTTCATACTCGGAAAAGACGAAGTCATAGGCGAAACCTATGTTGTCGCGGGACAGGATGCGCCCACCCTTAAGGAGCTGTGCGAAATAGTGAAACGGGAGAAAAAAAGCGCAAAGAAAAACCCAAGCGTGCCGTTTGCCGTCGGAATGCTTGTCGGAACAATTTCTGACATCGCGTCAAGGATAACCGGGAAAAAATCGCTTGTGGGCAAACACAACATCGTGCGCCTTGTAAAAAACAGGCATTACGACATTTCAAAGGCGCTCGCGTTGGGATGGAAGCCGGAGTATTCGACAGAGCAGGCACTGCATGAAACCATTGCGTCATTCAACCAGCAGGCATAGTGCGCCTTTTTGCGCGGGCATGCGCATCATTTGCATTTGACATTAGACTTTGAACCCTGTTTTGGCCGACCTCGAAAAGGTATGGGAGAAAAGCTTCCGGCACCGCCTTTGTGGCGTGGTCAAGGGCATAAATCACGCCTTGCTTGCTTGACGCGCCGTCAATCAATTCCAGGATTTCCGATACATGCTGCCTTGCCCTGCCAAGCTCGCCCGTCCGTTCAAGCTCGGCAGCCTCTGCCCCTGCGAATTCAAGCTCTTTGAATGCGCTTGGAAAATTCCGGTGAACGCCAAAACCCCTTGCTGACGACAAGGCGCGCCCAGCCTCCGTCTGCGAGCCGAAAATTATTCTATTATGCCAGCCCCCAAGCCCGGCACGCAAAACGCTGTCCTGCGGCCTCGCGTCAAGCTGCGCTTCAACCCAGAGAATGCCGTTCGGTTCGCGCAAAACAAGGCGCGGCGCACGCTCTTTCCGGCGCAGGAAAGGAAGACCGGCAACAAAATCACGCAACCGTTTTATTGGCATAAAACATTCCGCGCGGCTATCTTTTTTCCTTTCCGGCTTTCGCAACCGCTCTTGCTATTTCGGACAAGGTTTTTTCCGCCTGGGAAACATTGCCGTTGACTTTTTCAAGAGCCGAGCCGACATGGATTATGTCGGCGCCCGCCCTGATTGTTTCATACGCGAACTTGGGGTTGCGGACTCCGCCGGCCACAATCAGCGGAACGTCAATGGTTTTTTTCACCAAAGAAACCATTTCAGGCGGAGCCGGAGAATCAGCGCCCCCGCCGGATTCAAGGATTACCAGCCTGGAACCCATGAACTGCCCGCCCAAGGCTGTTGCGGCGGCAAGGTATGGAATGTTGCGCGGAATTGCCTGCGCCCTGCCGACCCAGCCGACCGCTCTTCCAGGTTCGACAATGATGTAAGAAGTCGGAATGGGTTCGAGGCCGAGATTTTTAATCGGAAACGAGGAAGCGATCTGCGCGCCCGAAATGTAATACGGGTCAAGCGAATTGAGCATCGACATGAAATAAATCGCGTCAGCGTATTTTGAGACCGTCGCAATGTTGCCCGGAAAGATTATGACGGGCAGGGAACAGTTTTCCTTCAACGCAATTATGGACTTGTCCAGGAGTTCGCCTTGCGCCCCGACCGAGCCGCCCACTGCAAAAGCGTCAATTCCTGCACGCTCGGCGGCCTTCGCCACCTGCGCGGCCTGTTCAAGCGAATACTTCGGCGGGTCGAACTGAATGAAAGCCAGGCCGCCCTTTTCGCCGATAAGCCTGAGAATGTTCTGGTAAACCTTTCCATCCTTCATGCAATCACTGCAAGATTAAGGCAAAATCGCAAATAAAAATGTTGGCTTTGCGGGGTAGTGATAAAAAGTATAATAACCTAAAAGCATTTTCAGTCATGTGACGAAAAGGCAAATGATGGCATGCAAGCGCGATTCTTTAAAAAAAAGGTTTGTGGAATGTGTTTTCATATGCCGGCTAATTTGTTTTACGGTGGCAGAACTTGATAATATTTGAAGTCAGGCACAATCCGGACAGAATGCGGACACACGAACCGCATTTGGACATTGTCAGAAAGGCCTGGGGCGAGCCGGGCGGCGAAGCGGATATTGCGTGGCGGGGGGCGGTCAGCAAGCCTTGGTGGAAGGGTGGCGGAACAGACACTATTGAATACCAGGTTCTCAGAAACAGCCCGCAAATAGCCTCGCCGAACAAGGAACGCTTTGTGTTTGCGATTATTAGGCGCGATCAGGACAGCAGACGGCCGATAATGGATATCGTTGCATACCCTCAAATTGAACATCTAGACACATTGGCTGAAGCATCAAGAAACAGGTGGTCACGCGGGCCGAGTGACCTATATCCGCACGCCTTGGGGGTTGTTCGCCTTAAAGAAAGCTATATTTTTGACGAATCACTCTTTGGTGACCAAATTCCGGTAAAAGGGGGCGATACCCGATTCAACAGGAATTCGCAATGCCTTAGCTTACAGTTGGCACAAGCAAATTATAAAACCAAAAAAAAATCCGAAAAAGGCGAAACTGGGAATTTAGACAGGGGGCTTGGCAGGTATTACCATCATTGGCGGCTGGCCGCGGTTGAAACCGCAATCAAAATTGCTAGAGAGCAAAATAAGCCGCTTTTCATTAAAAAATTACTTTTTAGGTCTAGTCAGGAAATAAATCCAAACGAACCAATGACGCTCAAACCGCAGCTTTATGAGGAAATCTTACAGGCAGCCACAAACGCCGGTGCAATAGTGGCTGAAAATGAAACAAGCATGATAATTTATTATTCTGAATAAAAAAACATCTCAAATTTGAAGAATCTGCAGAGCAGATTCTATATTTTCCTTCTGGTTTCCTTTGAAAGGCGGTCCATGGCCCGAAAGCAGGGTTTCGAAGTCAAGCCTTGCAAGCTTTTCAAGCGAGGCAATCATTGTCTTGCGGTCCGAGCCGGGAAGGTCGACCCTTCCGGAACAGCCCTCGAACAAGGCGTCGCCGGAAAACAAAAGCTTGCGCTTTTTTTCGAAAAATGAAAGGCTGCCAAGAGCATGGCCGGGCGTGGCAATCACTTCAAGCGAAAAACCGTTTACTTTCAGGATGTCGCCTTCGGAAAGCGTTTTTTGCACAAAAGCCTTTTCCTTCGAGCCCACGATTTTTGCGTGCGTGAACTCGACCATGTTTTCGTTGATGATTTTTTGGCAGGGCGCGGAAGCGAAGAATCCGGCTTTCGAAAAAAGCTTGGCCGCTGAAAAATGATCGGCGTGCTCGTGCGAGAAAAAAACGCGTGAAACGCTTTCCGGCGCAACGGAGATTTCGGCGAGCGCGGAGCGGAATGCGATTATATTCTGTTCCGAACTGGTGTCGATGAGGCAGTTTTCCTTTCCCTTGAAAACGTAGGCGTTCGAGCCGAACCGCGGCGGATGGAAGGCGAAAAGGCCGTCAAGGATTTCTTCAAGCATGGCCGGCATGACGGATTTGGGCGGGAAAACCAATTAATAATCTTCGCTGGAAGAATGGTTTGGGGTTTGGCTTGGACTTGGAGAATGCGGAGGAGATAATCGCCAAGATTGCCTCGGAGTCGGGCAGGCCGGACAGCGAAATCCGCGAACTCGTTGAAAAGAAAAAGGCGAAATTTTCGGGCCTGCTCACCGATGCCGGCGCGGCTTTCATGATTGCAAAGGAGCTTGACGTGAACATCGGCGTTGAATCAGCGCTGGCGAAAAAGAACAAGATAGCGAACCTGCGCGAGGGCATGAGCAACATCGACCTGCTTGTCAGGGTATTGCAGGTTTTTCCCCAGAAAGAGTTTGAAAAAGCCGGAAAGAAAGGAGTGCTCTGCAACCTTGTTGTCGGCGATGAAACCGGCGAAGTGCGGCTTACGCTTTGGCATGGCGACGTGAAAAAGCTTGCGGAAAAAAACGTGAAAAAAGGCGATGTCCTGCTTTTGAAGAACTGCTTTGTTTCAAGCTTCAACCAGAAAAAACAGGTGGGCTTAGGCTACGGCGGCGAATTTTTCCTTGAAAAGGACGACGGAACGCTTCCGAAAACGGAATGCAATGCGAAAAAGATTGACGAGCTGTCCGACGGCCTCAACGATGTCAGCGTTGTCGGCAGGATCGGCAGGATTTTTCCCGTGAAGGAATTTGAGCGCGAGGGGAGCACCGGAAAGGTTGCTAACTTCGAGTTCTTTGATGCTGGCGGGAAAATCCGCGCCACTGCCTGGAACGATTCTGTTTTGCAGATTGAAGGAAAGGAAGGAAAGGTCGTAAGGCTCGACGGCGCCTACACCAAAAAGGGTTTGCGCGGCGTGGAACTGCACCTCGGCTGGAGGGCAACTGTTTCGGAAGCTGATGAAAAAGCAGCCGGAATACCTAAGGAAGCGGAAGCCGAAAGCAAAAGCAGCCGGAAAAAGCTTGCGGAAATGGCTGAGGGCGACAGGTTCGTGGAAGCCAAAGCAAAAATAGCCGAAGTTCTGGATGGAAGGCTCTTTTTCAACGCCTGCCCGAAATGCGGGGCAAAGGCAACGCTGCTGGATGAAAAATTCGTGTGCGACAAATGCGGCGAAGTCGAGCCGAAAAAAAATGCCGTGCTGAGCATAATGCTTGACGACACAAGCCGCCAGATGCCTGCAACCTTTTTCGGCGAACAGGCACTGCAATTGCTCGGCTTGGACCAGGACGATTTCGAGGCCTTGCTTGAAGCTGAAACCGTGGAACAAAACCTGAAGAATTTTTCCGAAAAGCTCGATGGAAAAGAAATCATTGTGCGCGGATACGTTCGCAAAAACAATTATTCCGGCGAAAATGAGCTTGTCGCGAAGGAAGTTCAAAAATAGCTTACTCGGCCATTGCAACAGCAATGGCATTAGTTCGTACCCGCCGGACGCGACGGCGGTCAGGGGAAACACACCCTAAAAAGCCATTTAAAAAGCAAAAATTATTGTAGTTGTCATCGGCCCGGCCAAGAGGAAAGGCAACCAAAAGCCTGTTCCCCGCAAACCCGGAGCCAGGAGATGGGACAATGGGAAAAGACAGCAAAAGCGAGATAAAATCTATTGAGGATTTGCCCGGGGTGGGGCCGCAAAGCGCGGAAAAGCTTATTTCTGCCGGCTATGCCACGTTGGAGGGAATTGCGGTTGCATCGCCAGCCGAACTCGTGGAAGCGGCCGGCCTTGGAGAGGCGACTGCCGCAAAAGTAATCAAGGCCGCGAGGGATGCCCTTGAAATGGGCTTTGAAAGCGCGGACGTTCTCGCAGAAAAAAGAAAGCTTGTCGGAAAGCTGACAACCGGCAGCAAGGAAGTTGACAACCTGATCGGCGGGGGCATTGAAACGCAGAGCATAACCGAAGTTTACGGAAAATTCGCTTCGGGAAAAACGCAGTGGTGCTTCGAGACAGCCGTAACTTGCCAGCTGCCGAAAGACCAGGGCGGACTGGAAGGAAACTGCCTTTACATTGACTCTGAAAATTCTTTCAGGCCTGAGCGCGTCATAAGCGTTGCGCAGAGGTTCGGCCTGGACGAAAACGAGGTGCTCAAAAACATTTTTGTTGCACGCGCATACAATGCAGACCACCAGATGCTTTTGGCTGAAAAGGCGTCGGAAATGGTCAAGGAAAAAAACATCAGGCTTGTCATCGTCGATTCCCTGACAGCGCAGTTCAGGTCCGAATTCATCGGCAGGGGACAGCTTGCAGGCAGGCAGCAAAAGCTCAACAAGCACATGAGAACATTGCAGAAGCTGGCCGAAATGAGCAATGTCGTGGTGCTGGTGACAAACCAGGTCATGGAACGGCCGGACATTCTCTTCGGCGACCCGACAGCGCCTGTTGGCGGCAATGTTGTCGGCCATGCATCCAAGACAAGGATTTATCTGAGGAAAAGCAAGGACGACAAGCGCGTTGCCAAACTCGTCGACTCGCCTTCGCTGCCGGACGGGGAAGCCATTTACAGGGTAACGGAAAAGGGGCTGGAGGACATTTAAGTCCTCTCCCTGCAATCAGGGAAAAAATCTAATAACAGGTTAAACTGCAATCCTTTTATGCCTGAATCCGAAGGCAGAAAACTGAAATGCATTGCCTGCGGCGAGGAAATGCTTGAAGTGCACTGCAAAAGCGTGTGCCGCAAATGCGGGGCAATGGTTGATTGCAGCGACTGAATAAGCAGATGCATTAAGCGGCGGTCTTGGAACAAGTGGAAGGTATCGGAACCGAAGGTTCTGATATTGGTTGCAGCGACTGAGCTGCGGCAATTGGGGCCATGCCAAGCCGCCTATTTTTTGTATTTCGCACAAAGCCCTTTCCTGAAGGCGGAAAACCTGTTTTCCTTTATCGCAAGCCTCGCCTCTTTCATGAGGCGCTGCGTGAAAAACAGGTTGTGCCAGGAAAGATAGCGCTGGCCGTTTTCCTCATGCGTCCTGAACAGATGGTGCAAAAACGCGGAAGAAAAATTCCGGCAGACAAAGCAGCCGCAGGTTTCGTCCAATGGTTTTTGCAGGAAACGGTTTGTCGCAAGGTCGATGTTTTTCTTGCCTTGAAACGTAAAGACATGGCCGTGCCTTGCCATGCGCGTTGGAAAACAGCTGTCGAAAACATCCGCACCCAACGCGATTGCGTCAAGCAGGTCAGCAGGCGAGCCGAGGCCCATGACATACCTCGGCTTGTCCTCCGGAATGAACGGCATGCAATAGCCGGCAATCCTGTTCATCACGCTTTTCGGTTCGCCGATTGAAAGCCCGCCAATGGCGAGGCCATCAAAATCGAGTTCGTTGAGCGCGAGAACGCTTTTTTTGCGCAGGTCCTTGAATTTTCCGCCCTGGCAGATGCCGAACAAAAGCTGTTTTTTGTTCGAATGCTCTGCCTTGCAGCGCTTCGCCCAATCCGTTGTGCGCTGCACTGCAACCGCAACCTGCTTCTTCGACTTGTCATGGCTGGGCACGTCATCCAAGACCATTGCAACGTCGCTGCCCAAAGAGTTCTGGATTTGAATGCATTTTTCCGGTGAAAGGAATGCGTTGACGCGGTCGAAAGGATTGTGGAAGGAAACGCCTTCATCGGAAATGCCCCGGAAAAACTGCTGGCGCAGGATCTGGAAGCCGCCGGAATCCGTGAAAATGCCGCGCTTCCACCCGATAAAGGAATGCAGGCCGCCCGCATCCGCAATCGCCTTCAGGCCCGGCCTGAGCGAAAGCAGAAAAGAGTTGGATATAATGGTTTTGGTGCCGAGCTGTTCCAACTCTTTCGTGGAAATGAATTTCACCGCGCCCTTTGTTGCGACGGGCATGAAAAGAGGCGTTTCAACTGTTCCATGGCAAAGCTTCAGCCTGCCGGCCCTGGCGGAAGTTTTCCTGTCCGAATGCAAAAGCCTGAACATCAAAAAATTTGGCGGAAAAACGCTTAAAAACCGGAAAGTTATTATTAAAAGCTTCAGCGCGCAAAAGCTTGTTTTGGCTAGGTTGGGGCGCTGGCGGTGCCTTGTTACCGGAAACCCGCTTTATGCCGGAACCGAAAAACGGGGGAAGGGCAGAACCGGAGAAAAAAGGCGCCTTTCAGGCGTTGACGCTCTGTCCCTGCAGGTTTTCAGCAGGAATGAAACCCGCCAGGTCCGGAAGGAAGCAACGGTGGTTTCGGCGGGGAACGCTGCAGGGGAAACGGAGAACAGCAGGGAAGGCGGAAAAACTTTTTTCCGAGGCTTTGTTCGACCCCCGCCACGCCATTTATACATAAGGAATTGGGCGAAAAATCGGAAAGAATAAATATAACAAAAAAAAGATTAGTGTTAAGGGAAAAATTTAATGTTTGAGGAAAAGATTTCCGTCAAGGACATAATTGACGAAATGAGAAGGGAGCTTCGCGCCCAACAGGAAGACGAACTGCCTGCGCCCAAAGGACCCCCTTTAAGGCTTTCGCACCCCGCGAAAAAAGCCGGGCAAAAACTGAAAACCGTGAAAATTGGCAAAAAGGCGAAAAAGCCGAGAAAGATAAAAGCCGGAAAAAGGCCTAAAACCGCGAAAAAGGCTAAGAAAAAGGCAAGCCGGCCGAAAAAACCGGCAAAAAAGAATGCCGTGAAAAAAGGCAAAAAAGCCAAGCCTAAAAAAACCAAAAAAACATCCAAAGGAAAACAAGCCAAAAAGGCAAAGGCCGGGAAAGCCGGCAAAAAAAAGGGAAAAAGATAGCTGTTTCCTTTCCCGCTTGCCGGCTTTTAAACGCGCAGGGTTATTGCTGCACGAATTTTTTTATTTCCCGCTCAACAGAAGAAAGCGCATTCCGCACGCTGGTCAGGGCGCTCCATCCCGAATCCTTTGCTATGAAAAGCTTTCCCGCCGAATTCAGCCTGACCGAAACATCGTACTTGTGCCTTGCACCGGAAGCGCTGAGTTCCTTGAAATGCACGAACAGGATGATTTCATTGTGCAGCAGCATTTCAGCCTTGTCGTAAAGCGCGTCCAGGGAACTGCTGAAGGTTGCGGCGTCAATCTCATCGAAAGCCGGGCAATCGCTGACCTGGATGTTCCTGCCGGGCCCGGATTTCAATGCATCAAATGCCTTCAGCAGGTTCGTGATGGTCACTATGCCGCGGGGCCTGCCGTCAAAAATTATGACGCTTGAAACGTTTGCCCTGGACATTTTCTGGACAATGGCCGGCAACGATTCTTCTGGCGAGGCCGTCACGATTGTTTCAGGCGAAAGCCTGCTTTTCACCAGGACGCCTGAAATGGTCTCGTTCTCCTTGAAAGCCTTCATCGAATACCCCATACTCGACCTTACCCCGCCCTTCTTTTTCGGCGGGTGGATCAGGAAATTCCGCATCAGGTCGGTGAAG
The sequence above is drawn from the Candidatus Diapherotrites archaeon genome and encodes:
- a CDS encoding NAD(P)-dependent oxidoreductase, coding for MNVLVTGSSGMIGKMLCAELRGKGHRVRGFSRREGCDILKKEDCEKAVKGADAVYHCAAILEEDDSRLFDVNVKGTENLLEASAKARIRHFVFLSSVGVYGNSEEKLGEDSAFAPATPYEKSKAEAEKTVQTYLEVLPITIVRPPIVIGPNSYWRRIIKLIEDGFPIVGGGNNKWQTIYVKDLVSFLVFILGKDEVIGETYVVAGQDAPTLKELCEIVKREKKSAKKNPSVPFAVGMLVGTISDIASRITGKKSLVGKHNIVRLVKNRHYDISKALALGWKPEYSTEQALHETIASFNQQA
- a CDS encoding CBS domain-containing protein; protein product: MAKVSAADLVDGDFLRVSASDPVSKTMNQFISTKNKNALVFDGKNFSGIVSWRSLYRGTKDFSKVSNSSVTEKAPALSPADPVERIAKLMLETGLRTLPVFDKNKLLGVVTHSSVLRSINSFGELRAMKAMDIATKDFISLPDSSTLSQAFSAMRKKGIDKIPLADRNGVLVGVVSFTDLMRNFLIHPPKKKGGVRSSMGYSMKAFKENETISGVLVKSRLSPETIVTASPEESLPAIVQKMSRANVSSVIIFDGRPRGIVTITNLLKAFDALKSGPGRNIQVSDCPAFDEIDAATFSSSLDALYDKAEMLLHNEIILFVHFKELSASGARHKYDVSVRLNSAGKLFIAKDSGWSALTSVRNALSSVEREIKKFVQQ
- a CDS encoding MBL fold metallo-hydrolase; protein product: MPAMLEEILDGLFAFHPPRFGSNAYVFKGKENCLIDTSSEQNIIAFRSALAEISVAPESVSRVFFSHEHADHFSAAKLFSKAGFFASAPCQKIINENMVEFTHAKIVGSKEKAFVQKTLSEGDILKVNGFSLEVIATPGHALGSLSFFEKKRKLLFSGDALFEGCSGRVDLPGSDRKTMIASLEKLARLDFETLLSGHGPPFKGNQKENIESALQILQI
- the tgt gene encoding tRNA guanosine(34) transglycosylase Tgt: MFRLLHSDRKTSARAGRLKLCHGTVETPLFMPVATKGAVKFISTKELEQLGTKTIISNSFLLSLRPGLKAIADAGGLHSFIGWKRGIFTDSGGFQILRQQFFRGISDEGVSFHNPFDRVNAFLSPEKCIQIQNSLGSDVAMVLDDVPSHDKSKKQVAVAVQRTTDWAKRCKAEHSNKKQLLFGICQGGKFKDLRKKSVLALNELDFDGLAIGGLSIGEPKSVMNRIAGYCMPFIPEDKPRYVMGLGSPADLLDAIALGADVFDSCFPTRMARHGHVFTFQGKKNIDLATNRFLQKPLDETCGCFVCRNFSSAFLHHLFRTHEENGQRYLSWHNLFFTQRLMKEARLAIKENRFSAFRKGLCAKYKK
- the radA gene encoding DNA repair and recombination protein RadA; this encodes MGKDSKSEIKSIEDLPGVGPQSAEKLISAGYATLEGIAVASPAELVEAAGLGEATAAKVIKAARDALEMGFESADVLAEKRKLVGKLTTGSKEVDNLIGGGIETQSITEVYGKFASGKTQWCFETAVTCQLPKDQGGLEGNCLYIDSENSFRPERVISVAQRFGLDENEVLKNIFVARAYNADHQMLLAEKASEMVKEKNIRLVIVDSLTAQFRSEFIGRGQLAGRQQKLNKHMRTLQKLAEMSNVVVLVTNQVMERPDILFGDPTAPVGGNVVGHASKTRIYLRKSKDDKRVAKLVDSPSLPDGEAIYRVTEKGLEDI
- a CDS encoding RNA 3'-terminal phosphate cyclase, with translation MPDEPIAIDASAGEGGGQTLRTALGLSALLQKPVELSNIRKNRPKPGLMPQHLTSVQVLAELCNAKVDGAKIGSTSLKFSPGKIVPAKLAANIGTAGSCSLLLHTILPAAMAAETGLRVMGGTDVPFSPPVDYLREALFPALRQMNAFFEVNLVQRGYYPKGNGRISFASKEAKWPLKKIVFLGPSEMKYIKFFSHSSGFPKEVSNSQFLSAKSVLLEKLGWFDFDERVEWNQQSRETTGSGISIFAFFDSTPAVGCSCLADRKNSSDSVGKSAAESLLAELSPKAPVDSHLADQLIPFMALAKGKSQIFCSSLSSHTLTNILIAERMLGVKFSVEGEKDCPAKISVEGIAFTPK
- a CDS encoding geranylgeranylglyceryl/heptaprenylglyceryl phosphate synthase; the encoded protein is MKDGKVYQNILRLIGEKGGLAFIQFDPPKYSLEQAAQVAKAAERAGIDAFAVGGSVGAQGELLDKSIIALKENCSLPVIIFPGNIATVSKYADAIYFMSMLNSLDPYYISGAQIASSFPIKNLGLEPIPTSYIIVEPGRAVGWVGRAQAIPRNIPYLAAATALGGQFMGSRLVILESGGGADSPAPPEMVSLVKKTIDVPLIVAGGVRNPKFAYETIRAGADIIHVGSALEKVNGNVSQAEKTLSEIARAVAKAGKEKR